The sequence below is a genomic window from Strix uralensis isolate ZFMK-TIS-50842 chromosome 11, bStrUra1, whole genome shotgun sequence.
TCATCTAATATTAAACACGTTGAAGTGCCAGAATTTGTCAGCTTTCCCTGTTAACGAGCACGGAAGAGAAACACACATCAAGAGAAGcattaatttactgaaaaagGCAAGACTGGCAACAAGAAGCTCAGGGGTGCATGTGCACTACATACAGAACATTTTGCAGCATTATATAACATAAACCTAAACCCACAGGCACACGAGATGAACACAAAGCATTACATCTGTCGAAACACAACCCCCCGAGGCCACCGGCCAAGCAGAATCGGGTCAGAAGGGCTAAGCGGGGCGTTTGTAATACAAGACCTTGGAAAAGCAGAACATGGAGCCTGCTCGTTAGCAAAGGCGTGGAGAAGTGACGGCCACGAGCAGCCAGGGTTCAGCAGGGTACAAAGGCACTGCGAGCAAAGAatcttaatggatttttttaataaaaaagtttaaGAAGCATCCAAGAAATCCCAGCGTGCAAACAGAACGACCAGCACTTattactctgcatttttttttttaaatgctgcagtaCACTCCCTAGGGCAACTGTTTAATGCACACGTGCTATAGGAGAGGCGCACACAGGCCTCCGAGCGCGTTAAACACGGTCACCGTCTGTTAATTAGCTATTAATTGAGATACACAGGCACTGCCTTCGCTGCAGTCTCGGTATTGGAGCTCTGGTTCCCCGGCCAGCATTCACGCCGCACCGTCTGTGGCTGCTTTTCCTCCTGTTAATTGGGGTGTTAATAAGGAAAGCGACAGGAGGCCGCCAGTGGAGCAGGGCTGGCCCactcccggggccggggggggaggCTCGGTGCCCCCGGGGCCGGGGATGAGCTGCCCGGCGGCAGAGGTCACCGCCGACCTCCCTCAATGTCACCTTCGCGGGAGGCCCAGGGAAAGCGCCGCCGCCCCCGCTACAGCGTCCGGGACGGGGCTCGGCGCCTCccaggaggcggcggggccggtaaCAACGGCGTGGGGGCCagcgggggcggcgggagcggggcagcgGCAGGGCTCGGCGGAGGCGGCGCGCACTAGGCCGCAGGCGCGGCCTGCCCTCGAGTGACGCCAGCGGGTCATTGCAAGGACACGGCGCCGCCGGCCGGGCCTCGCCGCCTCCCACCGGCCGGGGCCCTCGGGGCCGAGCCGAACCGGGCTGGGGTCggcgcaggcggcggcgggcgggaagGACGCGGGCGGCCGCTCACCTGCGGGGCCGGCGGGCCGGCGGACGGCGGCACGAAGGCCAGAGACGGCGCAGCGGCGGAGGAGCGCGGCGGCAGCCAGCatggcggcggggaggcggcacCGGGCAGCGGGGGCGCGCGCCGCTCGCTCCTGGCACCGGAcggcgcgcggcggggcgggtaagggaggggggaaggggcggCAGCTACGGCGGCGCCGCGGGGACACACCGCACCGCCGCGTAAGGGCGGGAAGGCCGCAGGGGGCGGGGCTTAGCGCGTCGCCCGCGGGGCGGGGCTGGCCGCCATTTTGTGGCGGGGACGGCGCGGTGGGATCCCGCTGTTAGTCGCTGCCGCCGGGCGAGCGGGCGCCCTCGGTGAGCCTTGGGGGCCGGTGTCTGTCCTGTTGCCCGTCTCGCTCCCGCACAGCGCAGGGGGGGCCACAGGGAAGCGAGGGGGCCCTTCCCGGGCCCGGCTCGTGCGGCTGCgtgctgccagctctggcaaGGGAGAATCGCTTGACTTGGGAGAGGGGACAGTGGGgcccagcctggctctggctgCAGTACCCAGCAGCTCTCCAAGGCTCTCTGGGGCTCTGCCCCGCTGCCAGACCTGGCAGCCTCCCTCACCCCAAACCTCACAGACCCTGCGGGCAGGGCGCTGCCCTCAGCCCCCATCgccccacagccccagctctTGGTGGGTCTCACAGGGTGCCACTGGGCTcccaaaatcaccccaaaaattCCTCtttgctggtgcctggggttgtgcCTTGGCAGTGCAGCACAAGATCATCGTGATAATTTTGCTCGCGGTGTTCCTTTAGGACTCTGTGGAGCCAGATGTCATCGTGCTATTTAAAATGCTtcatattttgggtttttttttcttttaatcatttttttcatGCAGGAAATCCTTGGTCCACAGCCAGCAAAGTGAGAACTGCAAAATCCCCAGGCTCTTATTGCCTCCAAGATTGGAAATTGCCTGCatataaaatcaattaaaaagaattttgcacattaacaaaataatgagaaatgaatgattttttttttttttctctctgcttgctGGGAGCAATGTGAGACAGCAGCAGTGGGGCATGGTTGGGGAAGTGAAGGGCTGTTAGTTCTCGGCATAGCTGTGACAGTCTTTAGTGTTTATGGAGGGTTTTATTTATTAGCATGATTTTTAAGTACATTTGGAGTAGGAGCCCATACCTGGTGCTCTGGCTCGCGTGTGGGGCGGAAGGTTGAACCTGAACCAGAGAGAGGAGTCTGGGAAGAGCGATCGCTGGGATGGAACCCAAAGCTTTCCCagccccaaacccacaaaaaataatcataaaaatacAACAGTTGGAAATGACTGTTCAACTATACGGTGGCAGATAAGCGAAGTGAATCAATCTGTGGCAGGGCAGATAAGCACGAGCCTCTGGCCCggaggagcagctgcctgctgagGGAGATAACAAGGTCATTGCTAAACAAAACAGacccctgcttcctcctcctcctcctcgctccccTGGTTCTCTTTTCATTCCCACTCCCAGCCAAGCAAAGCGCTTGCCAAGCAAGCCCTTGACAAAAGAGGGGCTGCTTGCCGTCCCCGGAGAGCAGGAGCGAGGCGGGGAGATAAGGcggctggctgcagctggagcatCCCTCCCCGCTGGCTTTTGGGAAGGGTATGCTCGTTAATACCGATTTAATTCATCCCGTGGTGTACCCGGGGGCTGCCTGAGCTGGGTCAAGGGGAACCGGGTGGATTGGGGCTTGCTTGGCCTCCCATaacccatcccctgccctccccgcatTGCCTTGGTCCCCGTGTGCCAGccaggggggctggcagggggcttTGCCAGGCTCTGCCGTGCCGGTGGGTCCGGGCTGCTGCCAGGGCACGCAGGCGGCCCCGGTCCCACCGAGGGATGGGTTTTGGCTGGGATCCCCTCATCCTGGGTTGGCCACAGCCCTTGCTGTGCTGATTGGTGCCGTGGTCAGCAGCCATCATGATCCCCCCATTTTCCCATAGACATATTTCAACTGTTTCtaaagagcttttattttccaTCCATTTCCCTTTCCCGCCTGGAAGAAGCTCCAAAGGGCTTCCGCAGGGAGGCAGCCCGCggtgagggctctgcagccaagcccatgaccccaaaacctccccatccCGCATCAGGCACCACATCCAGCCACCACAACAGCCCACCTAATGCTCCCACCGCCACCAGCTCCCGACATCGGGGCTTCACCCCAGCTCCAGACCCTACAAACACCTCCAGGAGAGCAAAGACCTGAATATCTGatgagggaagaagaagaaggagaaggattgctttattttcctctgctgtcCCACAGGTAAGCAGTGCAGCGCTCAGCTCCATGGGCACGGGGAGGGAGCGACCCGTCTGcttgtttttgtgttttattcGGGATGAATCGCGGCGCTGCGGGGTGCTGAGCCTGGCATTAATAAACCTGACGGTTCCTCGCCGGGTGTAATTGCAGCGGTTTTGATAATGAAGGCATTACTCCAATGGGCTTGGGGCAAAACCGTCTCCTGATGGTTGAGACATCGCAATGGGGAGCGATGATGTGCAGCCGAATTCCCCGGTCCGGGCACCCCTCGGTGAAAGGTGACGGGTGCTCTGCCTCCGTGGGAGTCGCTGCAGAAACGGGGCTGGTGGTGGCATTGCCCCTGGGTGGCCGAATGCGGGGTCAGCAGCTCCCCCCAACACATCCTCCCCTGCTTCAATCCATAACCAAGAGCTGGCAGGTTTAACCCTTTAAGCCTCACCCCAAATCTGGCGACaaggtgtgtccccccccagcagcaaGTCCTCAGGCATGGGGATCAGCTGGTGCAGTGGCAGCAAGCGGGGATGTGTTGGGGGGACCCTGCAGCACACCGCTGACCCCGGAGCAAGCATGACGCACTGCCTTTATCCACAGCAAAGCAACTAAAATACCCCCAGAGCTTCTCCAGCGTACAATCTCCTGCCTATGTAGAGGGCATATTCCTGCCTATATACCCGGCGCACGGCTGGCCAGGGCGGGAGGCGGTGGGGTCAGTGGTGGTGGTCCGGCTGGCGGTCGGTGGTCCCCGAGCCTCTCGGGTTGTCGGGTACCTGTACCTGGAACTTCTTGGTCAGCAGCTCCTCgtggggaggtggcagggggCGCTTCAGCCCCTTGGCGGAGGAGCCCGACGTGTCTTCTGCATCGCAGAGCTGCGTCCCCGGCCCGTGCCGGGGCTCCGGGGGCTGGTAGCCCGTCTGGTTGGGATCCAGGGGGTCTCGGGAGAGCAGGATGCAGATGGAGGGGACGTTCTTGTGGACGGTCAGGTTCTGCGCTGGGCCACCGGGCAGCGGGTCCTGGTTCTCCCAGACCTCCAGCAAGGTTTTGTAGCGTACCTTGGTGACCTGGTGAAGACCTCCCAGCTTCCGCTTCATGATCTCCACGCAGGTGATGGTCTTGGTGACTGCCCTGCCACAACCGCTGAAGACGATCTGCCGACTGCCCTTCAGCTCCATCTGGGCCATGGCAAAGTTCATCAGGTTCCTGATCTTGCTGCCCTCCTTCACCTTCATCTCCACCACGTCTGGGGGCAGGTCGGGGAAGGGCAGTGGGCTCTCCTCCTCCGACGTCCTCACCTTTCGGAAGTTCTCCATCCTGGACTGGGTGACGGGCTTGGCTCTCTCTCCTTCAGCAGCCATCCTTCACCCCTTGCCGGTGGATCCGCTCAGGCTCCTAGCCCCCCAGGACCATGGCAGGGCTGACTCCGCTGCCCTCCAGCTCAGCCCGCAGGAGGACTGAGTTTAACCCTGTGTCCCTGGGaccaccagccccttcccctctcttcgcccagggctggctggagagGAGCCGGCAGCAGGCTCGGTGGCTGTGCCAGAGGCTGTCCCCCGGTGGGGACGGGGCTGCAGGATCCCCTGGGTGCCCCCGGTTGCTGCCGGTGGGGACAACGGCCGGCTCCGGCTCTTGGGGGTGCTTGGGCTCCTTCGCTCCCGCTGCAGCACTCgcttctgctgctctttgcttCATTCTGGACTTCAGCAGCCCCCAGAGCTGTTCTGTGTAATTAGCAgatcctccccctctccctccccttcctcccctcctcctcctcctcctcctcccctcctcgcTCAGCCTCCCATCCCAGCGCCCAGCTTCTGCCTTCATCCCTGCCCAGCACCGAGAGCCAGGGAAGGCGGAGGGGTGGGCAGGGAGCCCTGGTCCCCGGCCGGGAGCAtgcaggcagggaagcagcaggcagggaagggaagggaaggtggaaGGCAGAGGGAGCAGC
It includes:
- the RPP25 gene encoding ribonuclease P protein subunit p25, giving the protein MAAEGERAKPVTQSRMENFRKVRTSEEESPLPFPDLPPDVVEMKVKEGSKIRNLMNFAMAQMELKGSRQIVFSGCGRAVTKTITCVEIMKRKLGGLHQVTKVRYKTLLEVWENQDPLPGGPAQNLTVHKNVPSICILLSRDPLDPNQTGYQPPEPRHGPGTQLCDAEDTSGSSAKGLKRPLPPPHEELLTKKFQVQVPDNPRGSGTTDRQPDHHH